A window of Oncorhynchus masou masou isolate Uvic2021 unplaced genomic scaffold, UVic_Omas_1.1 unplaced_scaffold_3552, whole genome shotgun sequence contains these coding sequences:
- the LOC135534547 gene encoding myosin-4-like, whose protein sequence is MSTDAEMQAYGKAAIYLRKSEKERMEAQATPFDSKNACYVTDKVELYLKGLVTARADGKCTVTVTRPDGSKEEGKEFKDADIYEMNPPKYDKIEDMAMMTYLNEASVLYNLKERYAAWMIYTYSGLFCATVNPYKWLPVYDEEVVNAYRGKKRVEAPPHIFSVSDNAFQFMMIDKENQSVLITGESGAGKTVNTKRVIQYFATIAVSGGKKESDPNKMQ, encoded by the exons ATGAGTACGGATGCAGAGATGCAAGCCTACGGCAAGGCTGCCATATACCTTCGTAAGTCtgagaaggagaggatggaggcaCAAGCCACGCCCTTTGATTCAAAGAACGCCTGCTATGTGACAGACAAGGTGGAGCTGTACCTTAAGGGTTTAGTCACTGCCAGGGCCGACGGGAAGTGTACTGTAACAGTTACGAGACCTGACGGAAGTAAGGAG GAAGGAAAAGAGTTCAAAGATGCAGACATCTATGAGATGAACCCCCCTAAGTATGACAAGATTGAGGACATGGCCATGATGACCTACCTGAATGAAGCCTCTGTGTTGTATAACCTCAAAGAGCGTTATGCAGCATGGATGATCTAT ACCTACTCTGGGCTCTTCTGTGCCACGGTGAACCCCTACAAGTGGCTCCCTGTGTACGATGAAGAGGTTGTCAACGCCtacagagggaagaagagagtagAGGCTCCACCCCATATCTTCTCCGTCTCTGACAACGCCTTTCAGTTCATGATGATTG ataaggAGAACCAGTCCGTCCTGATTAC CGGAGAATCCGGTGCAGGAAAGACTGTCAACACCAAGCGTGTCATCCAGTACTTTGCCACCATTGCAGTGTCTGGTGGCAAGAAGGAATCAGACCCCAACAAAATGCAG